AAAAGGTTAAAGATCGTTCTTTAGGATATGATTGAAATGTTAGCAGAAAACTCTTTATTAGAACGTTTAGTAGAAGACATTAGCCAGATGCCCGATACCAAATTTGCTGAAGTGCTGGATGAGTTAAAACATTGCATCCGTCAACCAAACCCCGCACCTGTCGGTGATTTTTGCCTAGACTTAAGGAATTACCGCTTTGATCGGGAGGAAGCCAATGCCCGCTAACCAACGCACGCTAAGCATCGTTGAACTCCGCGCTCTGCTGTCTGCTTTCAAACAACAGCACGGCGCGGAATACAGCCTACGCGCTTTAGGCTATTTCGGCTCTTACGCCCACAATACCGCCACCCCAGACAGTGACGTGGACATCGTATTCGAGACCGACAACCCCAACCTGTTCCTGACCGCCATGATGAAACAAGACTTGGAAGCCGTGTTGGAAAAACCCGTGGATGTATTGCACCTGCGCGGACTCACCAACTCACGCCTGAAAGCCCGTATCGAACAGGAAGCCGTTTATGTATGACCGTGAACTGCTGATTGAAAAGCTGCAAACCTTGCTGGCAGCGCTGCGCCGCATCCCTCGCCGTTTTGCTTCAATTACTGAACCTTCCGATTTCTATCTGACGGAAGACGGCGAGGATAAGCTAGATGCCATTTGCATGATTTTAATTGCAGCAGGTGAAGAGCTGAAAAATATCGACCGTAAAACTGAAGGTAAACTTTTCCCGCAATACCCAGCGGTAAGATGGCGCGGCGCAATGGGAATGCGGGATGTGCTGGCACACACCTATTTTCATGTTGACGCAGAACAGTTGTTCAATATCTGTAAAAATGACATTCCCACCATGATTGCCACATTGGAAACTATGCTCGGTGATCTTCAGCAGGTTGAACGCAATTGAGGACGGTGACTGTATGTTTTTGAATGAGTGAAACAACAGCGAGTAAGCAGGTGAAAATGGTAGTGGTATAATCACCGTTATAACGTAGCGCAATCCTTCAACTGAATAATATTTCCCAAGTGCTTGGTCTTCTCGTAATGTCGCTTATCTGCCGTAACAAGTATGGCATCGTTACACATTGCCATTGCATGGAAGACACTATCGTAAATGGAAGGATAGCCGCTTTGTGGATGACCTTGTTGGGTGATTTCGATGGCTTTTTTCATTTCCGCCCGTGTGAGTGTCCGCAATGGCAATAAGTGACGGGTTTGAAAATCCAGCAATTGGCTAACAAAATCAATCGGTACGTGATAATGGTTAGCCGTGCTGATCACTTCCAAATACAATAAATCCGGTGCTTGCAGATTAAATTCACGATTGGTGGCACGAGCAAAGAGTACTAACGCCTGTTCGCTGTCGGCTTCTTCCAAATACAGCTTGTTGAAAACAGAGGTGTCAATGATCAAGGATTTCACGGTTGTGATTCCGGTTGATGCCGCGCTGCCAAATATTCTCCCCGTTCTTGACGAATATGACGCAAGGTTTCCACTGAGTCTTGGTCAACTTTGAAGCGAGTTATGTTCTGTAACATGGCGAGTGCTTGCTGCCGATGCCAGTTCTCCAACGCTTGCTGGATGGCTTCGGCAACAAAGCGGGCGCGTTCCCCCTTGGGGATGGTATTGTCCAGTTGATCTTTTAGTGCGTTGTCTATGGTAATACTAATACGCTGCATAGTGCTTACTCCTGAGTAATACTATTAGTGAGTATAGCGTGACATGACTGGCGGTTCATCAACGAAACGGCGGAAATCCATCAAAAAACGGGGCAAATCCAAAGTCTGGTTCAGGTAGTCGGAAGCTTTTCAGCCATGCTTTAAGGTTTTTCACATCCTTCACCTTGAATTCCTCGTTTATCTGTTGTCATAATGTCAACATGAAAGCAAAGCTCATCCTGAAAGACAGAATCGTGTACGACGGCGGGTACATACAAGAAATGGTGATCTGGGAAGTGCCGCAACCCGTGGCAGGCAGTCAGCATCTCTATAAATATCGCCTATTTTTCGGTCTGCCAAATCAACGGATTGTCGGTTATGACAATGAACGCCCCAAAGGTGATCACAGGCATTACGGTGAGCGGGAGGAGGCTTATCCTTTCCTTACCATCCAGCAACTTGTGGGGGATTTTTTGGCGGATGTAGAAGAACAACGGAGGCAATATTATGCAGAATAACACTAAACGCACGCTCGAAATCAAAATCCAGTCTGAAAAACAGGCGATGCAAGCCTCGGCTGCACGTTTTCTAAATGCCTGGAACAAAAGCGAATACGCAGGCGAATACCTGACGTTTACCTCACCCGGCATGTTTTTTGAGGTGATTAACGCTCGCCGTTGGGATTTAGTCATCAAACTCCAAACGCTCGGCAAAACCAGCATCCGCGAATTGGCGCGACAGCTAGGGCGCGATGTCCGGCGGGTACACGATGACATTAAAATTCTGATCGACCACGGTATTGTCGAACAAGATGCAGAGGGCATTTGCGTTCCCTTCGATGAAATTCATGCCGACTTCACCTTGATGGCAGCGGCGGCGTAATAACCAATTACCTGTTATTAACCCCGCACCTGTCGGTGATTTTTGTTTAGCGGTGATGTGCTGCACCCGCGCCGCGCAGAATGCTATACTTCCGGCATGGGAAACAAAGACATCATCAGTAAATCAGTGCTAGGTCATCTGGCAGCAGACATCGCCAATCTGCTGTTAGGCTTGGGCGTGGATATGGATGCCGTGGAACTGCTCGACACCGAACAGCAACGGGTAGAGCAACGCCGCGCCGATCTAGTGGCACGGATGCGCCGCCAAGCTGACGGTGAAAACTTCATCCTGCACATCGAAATCCAAAATCAGAACGACAGCACCATGCCGTTGCGGATGTTGCGTTATTTCACCGACATCCAGCTTGCTTACCCGAAAGAAGCGGTGCATCAGCACTTAATCTACATCGGTAAAGAACGCCTGACCATGCCGGACTATTTTGCTGCCCCAGCGTTCACCTACCGCTATGCCCTGCTCGACATGCACACCGTCGATTGCAGCATTCTGTTGGCACAAGATACGCCCGACGCGCTGGTATTGGCGATTTTGTGCGATTTCCGAGGTAAACCTGTGCAGGAAGTGGTCAACCACATCGTGCTGCGCCTGCGCGAACTCATGGGCGACGACGAAAGCGGCTTCCGCAATTACTTCGAGATGCTCGAAACTCTCGCCGAAAACCGCGACCTGCAACCCAACATCAAAGAGGCTGAAGAAATGTTGACACAAGTAGACGTAACCAAGTTCGCCTCCTATAGCTGGGGCATGAGGGATGGCATCGAGAAAGGCATCGAGAAGGGCATCGAGAAAGGCATCGAGAAAGGCATCGAGAAAGGCAGATTAGAGGGTGAATTCAAGAAAGCTCAAGAGGTTGCCCTTGGTCTGTTGCAATTGGGGGTTATTGCTGAGGCAGACATTGCCCGCATTGCCGGTTTGTCGTTGGAAGAAGTCCAGAATTTGCGCGTCCAGCACTAGCATTGATACGAGGCAAGCTTTTAATGGAATTTCTCAAACTGTACCTGGATTACGCGGTGCTGGGCACGCTGGGCTTTATGAGCTTCATTATGCTGGCATTTGCAGTGGAGCGTTATATCTACTTCTGGCGCATTAATCTGCCAGATTTCAAACACATCGAGCTGTTGAAAGTTGCGCTAACTCGCAATCTCACCACCATCGCCAGCATTGGCTCGAACGCGCCGTATGTGGGGCTGTTAGGCACAGTTTTGGGGATTTTGCTTACCTTCCACGAAATGGGGCAGGGCAATAAACTGGATGTAAACAGCATTATGCTAGGGCTGGCAATGGCACTGAAAGCCACTGCTGCCGGGCTACTGGTCGCGATTCCTTCTATCTTGTTTTACAACGGTTTAATGCGCAAAGTGGACGTACTGGTATCGCGTTGGACTGCTTTGCAGGATGGCTTTGCATGAAACGTTTCGACCAGATTAATATGATTCCTTTCATCGACATTATGCTGGTGTTGCTGGCGATTGTGCTGACGACAGCAAGTTTTGTGTCGCAAGGGTTGATTCCGATTAATCTGCCGACTGCCGAGCAAGCCAGTGAAGCGTCGAATGACGAGACACCGCTCGAAATTGCCATCAATGCGCAGAATGAGTTTTTCCTTGGTGAAGAAAAAGTCACGCTGGAACAAATGGCTGAAAAGCTCAAACTGCAAGCCAAGCCAGAAACGTTGATTGTATTGCGCATTGATAAGGCGACTGTGTTTGAACATTTCGTCAAGCTGATTGATCTGCTGAAAGCACAGGAACTCAACAACTTGTCGATACAGGCACAGCAGGAGTAGCGCTCTGTCAATTCCTCTCTGTTTTTGAAAAAACGAATGATACGTTCGTTTTAATCATCTGGATAGATTGATGCGAAAGGACTACAACTATAAAGGTGAGTCAACAATGTCATAATCCAGAGGAGAGAACACCATGAGTGACGTAAGCAAATGCCCTGTGATGGGACACGCCAATATTCCTGCCGCCAGTAATGCTGGGCGTGGCACATCCAACCGCGACTGGTGGCCTAACCAGTTGAAACTTAATATCCTGCACCAGCACACCGCTAAATCGAACCCGCTGGGTGCAGATTTCAATTATGCCGACGAATTCAAAAAACTCGATTTGGCAGCTCTGAAACAAGACCTTTATGCGCTAATGACCGATTCGCAAGACTGGTGGCCTGCCGATTACGGTCACTACGGGCCGCTGTTCATCCGCATGGCATGGCATAGCGCAGGCACGTACCGCATCAGCGACGGACGCGGCGGTGCGGGTCACGGCAACCAGCGGTTCGCCCCGCTCAACAGTTGGCCGGATAACGTGAATCTCGACAAAGCGCGGCGTTTGTTGTGGCCGCTCAAACAGAAATACGGCAATCAAATTTCGTG
The DNA window shown above is from Candidatus Thiothrix sulfatifontis and carries:
- a CDS encoding nucleotidyltransferase domain-containing protein produces the protein MPANQRTLSIVELRALLSAFKQQHGAEYSLRALGYFGSYAHNTATPDSDVDIVFETDNPNLFLTAMMKQDLEAVLEKPVDVLHLRGLTNSRLKARIEQEAVYV
- a CDS encoding DUF86 domain-containing protein; translation: MYDRELLIEKLQTLLAALRRIPRRFASITEPSDFYLTEDGEDKLDAICMILIAAGEELKNIDRKTEGKLFPQYPAVRWRGAMGMRDVLAHTYFHVDAEQLFNICKNDIPTMIATLETMLGDLQQVERN
- a CDS encoding type II toxin-antitoxin system VapC family toxin translates to MKSLIIDTSVFNKLYLEEADSEQALVLFARATNREFNLQAPDLLYLEVISTANHYHVPIDFVSQLLDFQTRHLLPLRTLTRAEMKKAIEITQQGHPQSGYPSIYDSVFHAMAMCNDAILVTADKRHYEKTKHLGNIIQLKDCATL
- a CDS encoding DUF6516 family protein gives rise to the protein MKAKLILKDRIVYDGGYIQEMVIWEVPQPVAGSQHLYKYRLFFGLPNQRIVGYDNERPKGDHRHYGEREEAYPFLTIQQLVGDFLADVEEQRRQYYAE
- the exbB gene encoding TonB-system energizer ExbB → MEFLKLYLDYAVLGTLGFMSFIMLAFAVERYIYFWRINLPDFKHIELLKVALTRNLTTIASIGSNAPYVGLLGTVLGILLTFHEMGQGNKLDVNSIMLGLAMALKATAAGLLVAIPSILFYNGLMRKVDVLVSRWTALQDGFA
- the exbD gene encoding TonB system transport protein ExbD; the encoded protein is MKRFDQINMIPFIDIMLVLLAIVLTTASFVSQGLIPINLPTAEQASEASNDETPLEIAINAQNEFFLGEEKVTLEQMAEKLKLQAKPETLIVLRIDKATVFEHFVKLIDLLKAQELNNLSIQAQQE